The nucleotide sequence TTCGACACGGTATAAACCGGTTTTGAAACGGCAAACTGTCCGGTATAATTAGAAGGAATAGTTCCATTGGAAACATCAATCATAATATCGGCGCTACCGGAGTTTTGAATCATGTTGGAGATATAGGCAAAGGCAGCTTCTAATACTTCTGCACGCTGAGCGCCGAAACTTGGATCATCAAAACCTTTTCCTCTTCCAACCAAACGATCTTTATAAATCAAATTAAAGGTAGGGCATTCGGCTGATTTATTTTGGGTTCCACGAACTGCAGAACCTTTTCCCATACTGAGTAATTGTGGCACACCAAGGGTAACCAATTCCCGGTAAACTACATCTTGTCCGGTAGGTGTTTTCAATTTGGAGACCCCATTTTCGATGGATTCAATTAAAAATTCTTTCGGATGATCGTGACTTTCGTAGGAGCCGGCCTGGGAAAAAGCCGCAAGAGGCAAACCCAAAGTCAGCAATATAGCAGCGACTCCTGAGTTTAGCGATGATAAGGTATATAGAACTTTTTTCATAATTAAATCCTCCTGCAAGTTGGTTATTTTTATTTAATTTTTCGTGGTTGGGTTCAACTTTTCGATTAACGTCTGATAAAAATCATATTCGTTAATTTTGGGTTGTTATACCTCACAATCAAAATAAAAGTTCAAATATTTTAGACTAAACAGCAAAATGAAACTACGAAATGTAATTTTCTTCGACAAACTCAAATAACAAAGTAAATTTACAAAAAACGTCAATATTCTTCAATAATTCCCTTGCCTTCTCTAATGATTTCGATTTCAGGGCCGGTGCAATCGAGTACAGTAGAGTATTCAATATCACCAAACCCTCCATCAATGACCATATCCACCTGATCGCGGTATTTTTCCCACATCAATTCGGGGTCGGTGCTATATTCCACCATATCACCATCATCATGAACGGTGGAAGTCATAATTGGATTTCCGAGCACCTTTACAATGGTCCGTGGTATAGAGTGATCCGGAACACGGATACCAACAGTTCGTTTATTACTTTGGAAGATATCCGGCACATTGGATTTGGCCGGCAAAATAAAGGTAAAGGCTCCGGGCAAGGAGCGTTTCATCAGCTTAAACACCTGGTTATCAACCCGAGCGTAGTCGGCCAAATGGCTTAAGTCGTAACAAATAAACGAGAAGTTAGCCTTTTTAGGATTTATGCCTTTAATCCGGCAAATACGTTCTATGGCTTTGGAATTAAAAATATCGCAAGCAAAACCATATACCGTATCGGTGGGGCAAATTATAACCCCACCTTTACGAAGACATTCTACTACTTGGTTTATGCTCCTTTCATTTGGGTTTTCGGGATAAATTTTGAGGAGCATAGTGCAAATTAGGATTGTGATTTAGCATGATCGGCTAAAAATTTAGCCAAACCTGAATCGGTTAATGGATGTGGCAATAAACCGGTAATTACAGACAAAGGACAGGTGACTACATCTGCACCAATTTCGGCGCACTTTAACAAGTGAATGGTGTGTCGGATACTGGCTGCCAGAATTTGGGTTTGGTAACCATAGTTGCTGTAAATCAATCGAATTTGCGAAATCAATTCCAATCCATCCTGGTTAATATCATCCAAACGTCCAATAAAAGGCGAAACATACGTTGCACCGGCTTTAGCCGCCAACAAAGCTTGTCCGGCCGAAAACACCAAGGTGCAATTCGTTTTAATTCCGCGCTCAGAAAAATAGCGTAAAGCCTTTACACCATCTTTAATCATAGGCACTTTCACTACAATTCTGGGGTGTAGCGAAGCCAAATTTTCACCTTCTCGAATAATTCCTTCATAATCGGTTGAAATTACTTCTGCACTTACATCACCATCCGATATGTTACAAATGTCAACATAGTGCTTTAAAATTGCATTTTGGCCTTTGATGCCTTCTTTGGCCATAAGTGAAGGATTGGTAGTTACCCCATCCAAAACACCCAACTCCTGGGCTT is from Bacteroidia bacterium and encodes:
- a CDS encoding threonylcarbamoyl-AMP synthase, with product MLLKIYPENPNERSINQVVECLRKGGVIICPTDTVYGFACDIFNSKAIERICRIKGINPKKANFSFICYDLSHLADYARVDNQVFKLMKRSLPGAFTFILPAKSNVPDIFQSNKRTVGIRVPDHSIPRTIVKVLGNPIMTSTVHDDGDMVEYSTDPELMWEKYRDQVDMVIDGGFGDIEYSTVLDCTGPEIEIIREGKGIIEEY
- the fsa gene encoding fructose-6-phosphate aldolase, which produces MKFFIDTANLAQIKEAQELGVLDGVTTNPSLMAKEGIKGQNAILKHYVDICNISDGDVSAEVISTDYEGIIREGENLASLHPRIVVKVPMIKDGVKALRYFSERGIKTNCTLVFSAGQALLAAKAGATYVSPFIGRLDDINQDGLELISQIRLIYSNYGYQTQILAASIRHTIHLLKCAEIGADVVTCPLSVITGLLPHPLTDSGLAKFLADHAKSQS